Proteins encoded within one genomic window of Rossellomorea vietnamensis:
- a CDS encoding ribonuclease J, producing MSKIKNESIKVIPLGGVGEIGKNMYVIEVDHEIFVIDAGLMFPENEMLGIDIVIPDIQYLIENKERVKGIFLTHGHEDSIGAISYVLTKIKAPVYGTRLTNALVKARLKDEHIRDDVKFYTIHSDSYLTFDGVNVTFFKTTHSIPDSVGVCIHTSEGVIVHTGEFKFDQSAKHLYRPDLGKMAQIGEKGVLCLLSDSKEAERPGFTTSESVIEQHITNALRKASGRVIVACFASNLIRLQQVFDAAEQNNRKVAVVGKSLKRVYDVALKLGYLHVRDEMIIGIDEMEDYPKDEVLIIATGTQGEPFEALQRMSKRSHRLVNIEEGDTVLITATPSPGMEVIVGRTIDMLYRAGANVLTASKKVHVSGHGSQEDLKFMLNIMKPKYFIPIQGEYKMLVAHTQLAHDTGLPYKQIFIMDKGDVLQYKDGKMRMSGRVQAGNVLIDGIGVGDVGNIVLRDRKLLSEDGVFTVVITINRRSKSIVSGPEIISRGFVYVRESEELIEGAGGIVTDVVHSYLQKGSFEWTAIKQDIRDQLNYFLFNKTRRRPMILPIIMEV from the coding sequence GTGAGTAAGATAAAGAATGAAAGCATTAAGGTGATACCACTCGGGGGAGTGGGAGAGATAGGCAAGAACATGTACGTGATTGAAGTCGACCATGAAATATTCGTGATTGACGCTGGACTTATGTTTCCGGAAAATGAAATGCTTGGGATCGATATCGTCATTCCTGACATTCAATATTTGATTGAAAATAAAGAACGGGTAAAAGGGATCTTCCTCACTCATGGACATGAAGACAGTATTGGGGCGATTTCATATGTCTTAACGAAGATCAAGGCTCCAGTCTATGGGACACGCTTAACGAATGCATTGGTAAAGGCACGTCTGAAGGATGAACATATCAGGGATGATGTGAAGTTTTATACGATTCATTCTGATAGCTACCTTACTTTTGATGGTGTGAATGTGACCTTCTTTAAAACCACACACAGTATTCCTGATTCAGTCGGGGTTTGCATACATACATCTGAAGGAGTCATCGTCCATACAGGAGAGTTCAAGTTCGATCAATCGGCAAAGCATCTTTACCGGCCGGATTTAGGCAAGATGGCGCAAATTGGTGAGAAGGGTGTCCTTTGTTTATTGTCTGACAGTAAAGAGGCCGAGAGACCAGGGTTTACAACATCAGAGTCGGTCATCGAACAACATATCACGAACGCCTTGAGGAAAGCATCAGGGAGAGTGATCGTGGCATGCTTCGCTTCGAATTTAATTCGCCTTCAGCAGGTATTTGATGCAGCTGAGCAGAATAATCGAAAAGTGGCTGTGGTCGGGAAGAGTTTAAAGAGAGTCTATGATGTGGCCTTGAAGCTCGGATACCTTCATGTCCGGGATGAAATGATCATCGGAATTGACGAAATGGAGGATTATCCTAAAGATGAAGTCCTCATCATAGCTACAGGAACTCAAGGGGAACCGTTTGAAGCGCTTCAACGGATGTCCAAGCGTTCCCATCGTCTAGTAAACATTGAAGAAGGTGATACGGTCCTTATAACCGCCACGCCTTCCCCAGGCATGGAAGTGATCGTCGGGAGGACGATCGATATGCTTTATAGAGCCGGGGCAAATGTATTGACCGCGTCGAAAAAAGTTCATGTGTCAGGTCATGGGAGTCAGGAAGACTTAAAGTTCATGTTGAATATCATGAAACCAAAGTACTTCATACCGATCCAGGGTGAATATAAAATGCTCGTCGCCCATACCCAGCTTGCCCACGATACCGGACTACCTTATAAGCAGATCTTTATCATGGATAAGGGAGACGTGCTTCAATACAAGGATGGTAAGATGAGAATGAGCGGCCGTGTTCAGGCGGGGAATGTATTGATCGATGGGATCGGGGTCGGGGACGTAGGTAATATTGTCCTTCGTGATCGTAAGTTATTATCGGAAGACGGTGTATTTACGGTTGTCATCACCATCAACAGAAGATCCAAGTCTATCGTCTCAGGACCTGAAATCATCTCCAGGGGATTCGTGTATGTGAGGGAGTCCGAGGAATTGATCGAAGGGGCAGGGGGGATCGTGACGGAT
- the dapA gene encoding 4-hydroxy-tetrahydrodipicolinate synthase has protein sequence MVTPFDRKGNIDFTKTTQLIHYLIENGSDSLVVAGTTGESPTLTKEEKIALFRHVVKVVNGRIPVIAGTGSNNTHASIELTKKAEEAGVDAVMLVAPYYNKPSQEGMYQHFKVIAESTSLPVMLYNIPGRSSVNVSPETIIRLSKIENIVAVKEASGDLDSMTEIISHTPDDFMLYSGDDGLTLPVLSIGGAGIVSVASHVIGNEMQEMVSSFLGGNITHAAQLHQKLLPIMKGLFTSPNPTPVKTALQMKGLDVGSVRLPLIPLTEVERAKLSHLLEALS, from the coding sequence ATGGTTACACCATTTGACCGTAAAGGAAATATTGATTTTACGAAAACGACGCAATTAATCCATTATCTGATCGAGAATGGATCGGATTCATTAGTAGTAGCAGGCACTACCGGGGAGTCTCCCACCTTAACGAAAGAAGAAAAGATTGCACTATTCCGTCATGTCGTGAAAGTGGTGAATGGCAGAATTCCGGTCATTGCCGGGACGGGAAGCAACAACACCCATGCTTCGATCGAACTTACTAAAAAGGCGGAGGAAGCAGGCGTCGATGCCGTCATGCTGGTAGCGCCTTATTATAATAAGCCGAGTCAGGAAGGAATGTACCAGCATTTTAAGGTGATTGCAGAATCCACTTCCTTACCTGTCATGCTGTATAATATTCCGGGCAGATCAAGCGTCAATGTCTCACCTGAAACGATTATTCGTCTCTCAAAGATTGAGAACATCGTTGCTGTGAAAGAAGCAAGTGGGGATCTGGACAGCATGACAGAAATCATTTCCCATACGCCTGATGATTTTATGTTATACAGTGGTGATGACGGTCTCACATTGCCGGTACTATCCATTGGCGGGGCGGGAATCGTGTCAGTGGCATCCCATGTCATCGGAAATGAGATGCAGGAAATGGTATCTTCCTTTTTAGGAGGGAACATCACTCATGCAGCACAGCTGCATCAAAAGCTCCTTCCGATCATGAAAGGCCTGTTCACAAGCCCCAACCCCACTCCGGTCAAAACGGCCCTCCAGATGAAAGGCCTGGACGTTGGCTCTGTGCGGTTGCCACTGATCCCCCTGACAGAAGTAGAAAGGGCGAAACTTTCTCACTTACTCGAAGCCTTATCTTAA
- the dapG gene encoding aspartate kinase — MKVIVQKFGGTSVRDEASRLKAIAHTKQAIDKGYKVVVVVSAMGRKGEPYATDSLLSLIGGRNTSISKREQDLLLSCGEIISSLVFSNMLLEHGIRSTALTGAQAGFRTNNDFNNAKIIEMKCSRLVRELEQHDAVVVAGFQGATKDGDVTTIGRGGSDTSASALGVALKADYIDIFTDVEGVMTADPRISSKARPITVVSYNEVCNMAYQGAKVIHPRAVEIAMNSNVPIRIRSTYSNGEGTLVTTLENTKAHKEFRSHPVTGIAHVSNLTQIKVFAKEDQYNLQAEVFKAMAKEGISVDFINISPRGVVYTVGSSLAGDAIRVLRKIGHNPIIESECAKISVVGAGMTGVPGVTSAIVSSLSNEGIRILQSADSHTTIWVLVKEMDLINAINALHDTFQLQERNATFRVG, encoded by the coding sequence ATGAAAGTGATCGTTCAAAAATTTGGTGGAACTTCTGTACGTGATGAGGCAAGTCGTCTAAAGGCAATCGCCCACACGAAACAAGCAATCGATAAAGGGTATAAAGTGGTGGTGGTCGTCTCAGCAATGGGAAGGAAAGGGGAACCCTACGCCACAGATTCCCTATTGTCCTTAATCGGTGGCAGAAACACTTCAATCAGTAAACGGGAACAGGACCTTTTACTATCCTGTGGAGAGATCATTTCGAGTCTGGTATTTTCCAATATGCTTCTCGAGCATGGAATCAGATCGACTGCCTTGACCGGCGCTCAGGCAGGGTTCCGGACGAATAACGATTTTAACAATGCGAAAATCATAGAGATGAAATGCAGCCGGTTGGTAAGGGAACTGGAACAACATGATGCCGTCGTAGTGGCAGGTTTTCAGGGAGCGACCAAGGACGGGGATGTGACGACCATTGGAAGAGGGGGGAGCGATACCTCCGCCTCTGCTCTTGGTGTCGCATTAAAAGCGGACTACATCGATATTTTCACAGATGTGGAAGGGGTCATGACTGCGGATCCACGTATTTCTTCCAAAGCAAGACCGATAACGGTGGTTTCATATAATGAAGTGTGTAATATGGCATATCAGGGAGCGAAGGTAATCCATCCACGGGCGGTTGAAATTGCCATGAATTCGAATGTGCCGATACGGATTCGTTCAACCTATTCAAATGGAGAAGGAACTCTTGTGACGACACTTGAAAATACGAAGGCCCATAAAGAGTTCAGGAGTCACCCCGTCACAGGGATCGCTCACGTATCCAATCTCACCCAAATTAAAGTATTCGCCAAGGAAGATCAGTACAATCTTCAGGCCGAAGTGTTCAAAGCCATGGCCAAAGAGGGGATCAGCGTTGATTTCATTAACATTTCCCCGAGAGGTGTCGTGTACACGGTGGGTTCTTCGCTAGCGGGTGATGCCATCAGGGTTTTAAGAAAGATCGGGCATAACCCGATCATAGAATCGGAGTGTGCCAAGATCTCAGTGGTGGGAGCAGGAATGACGGGGGTACCCGGGGTGACTTCTGCCATTGTTTCTTCCCTTTCTAACGAAGGGATTCGCATACTTCAATCAGCAGACAGTCATACGACCATCTGGGTACTGGTGAAGGAAATGGACTTGATCAATGCCATCAATGCCCTTCATGATACATTCCAATTACAAGAAAGAAATGCTACATTCAGAGTGGGATAA
- the asd gene encoding aspartate-semialdehyde dehydrogenase has product MLNTTGFHVAVVGATGAVGQQMLQTLEKRDFPIKQLTLLSSARSAGSTVLFKGKEWTVEEAKPESFEGVDIALFSAGGSVSKLLAPEAVKRGAVVVDNTSAYRMDPDVPLVVPEVNEEDIKLHNGIIANPNCSTIQMVAALEPIRKQYGLKKVIVSTYQAVSGAGAVAIDELHAQSQAILSGESFEPGVLPVKGDKKHYQIAYNAIPQIDTFQENGFTFEEMKMINETKKIMHMPSLKVSATCVRLPVVTGHSESVYIEIEKDSVSVKDIHALLQDAPGVTLEDVPEEQIYPMPAHAVGKPDVFVGRVRKDLDEERGFHMWVVSDNLLKGAAWNSVQIAESLMNLGLIK; this is encoded by the coding sequence ATTTTGAATACAACGGGTTTTCATGTAGCTGTTGTGGGTGCCACCGGTGCCGTCGGACAGCAGATGCTTCAAACACTAGAAAAAAGGGATTTTCCAATAAAACAATTGACTTTATTATCATCAGCACGTTCTGCAGGCTCCACGGTCCTATTTAAAGGCAAAGAATGGACGGTTGAAGAAGCGAAGCCCGAAAGTTTCGAAGGGGTCGACATCGCTTTATTTAGTGCAGGTGGAAGTGTATCAAAACTTCTTGCTCCTGAAGCCGTAAAACGCGGTGCAGTCGTAGTCGACAATACGAGTGCCTATCGAATGGATCCGGATGTTCCACTTGTCGTCCCGGAAGTGAATGAAGAGGACATTAAGCTTCACAACGGAATCATTGCGAATCCGAACTGTTCGACGATTCAAATGGTTGCAGCACTCGAGCCGATACGTAAGCAGTATGGCTTGAAGAAAGTAATCGTATCCACCTATCAAGCCGTTTCAGGTGCCGGTGCCGTTGCCATTGATGAACTTCACGCCCAATCACAGGCCATTTTATCCGGTGAATCATTTGAACCTGGTGTGTTACCTGTAAAAGGAGACAAAAAGCATTATCAGATTGCTTATAATGCCATTCCTCAAATTGATACATTTCAGGAAAACGGCTTTACATTCGAAGAAATGAAAATGATCAATGAAACGAAAAAGATCATGCATATGCCTTCTCTGAAGGTATCAGCGACATGTGTCAGATTACCGGTTGTAACAGGTCACTCCGAAAGTGTATATATTGAAATTGAGAAGGATTCTGTTTCGGTGAAAGATATCCACGCACTTCTTCAAGATGCACCCGGGGTAACCCTGGAAGACGTACCTGAAGAACAGATCTATCCGATGCCTGCTCATGCCGTAGGTAAGCCGGATGTATTTGTGGGCCGCGTCCGCAAAGATCTTGATGAAGAAAGAGGGTTCCATATGTGGGTTGTCTCTGACAACTTACTGAAGGGAGCTGCCTGGAACTCTGTTCAAATTGCAGAAAGTTTAATGAATCTTGGGCTAATTAAGTAA
- the dpaB gene encoding dipicolinate synthase subunit B, which translates to MSVKGKRIGFGLTGSHCTYDAVFPEIERLVNNGAEVMPIVTSTVMNTETRFGKGEDWIKRIEDVTGHKVIDSIVKAEPLGPKIPLDCMVIAPLTGNSMSKFANAMTDSPVLMAAKATLRNHRPVVLGISTNDALGLNGINLMRLISTKDIYFIPFGQDAPESKPKSMVARMTLIQETIEAAMEGHQLQPVVIERYLD; encoded by the coding sequence ATGAGTGTGAAAGGAAAACGTATCGGGTTTGGTCTCACAGGATCTCATTGTACGTATGATGCCGTGTTCCCGGAAATTGAGAGATTAGTGAATAATGGAGCGGAAGTTATGCCGATTGTGACATCTACCGTTATGAATACGGAAACAAGATTCGGTAAGGGAGAAGATTGGATCAAACGTATCGAAGACGTAACTGGACATAAAGTGATCGATTCAATCGTCAAAGCAGAACCACTTGGGCCGAAGATTCCACTGGATTGCATGGTGATTGCCCCATTGACGGGTAATTCAATGAGTAAGTTTGCCAATGCAATGACCGATTCCCCTGTGTTAATGGCAGCAAAAGCAACCCTGCGTAACCACCGCCCTGTAGTACTCGGAATTTCCACAAATGATGCTCTGGGTTTAAATGGTATTAATCTGATGAGATTGATTTCAACGAAAGATATTTATTTTATTCCGTTTGGGCAGGATGCACCTGAAAGTAAACCAAAGTCGATGGTTGCCAGGATGACATTGATTCAAGAAACGATCGAAGCGGCCATGGAAGGGCATCAGCTACAACCCGTCGTCATCGAAAGATATTTAGATTAA
- the dpaA gene encoding dipicolinic acid synthetase subunit A: protein MLTGMQIAVLGGDARQLEIIRKLTELDAKISLVGFEQLDHAFTGATKEKLDEVDFSMMDAIILPVPGTNLQGEIDTIFSNEKITLTEEIVSETPEHCTIYSGISNAYLDQIMSSTNRKLVQLFERDDVAIYNSIPTVEGTIMMAIQHTDFTIHGSDIVILGLGRVGMSVARTFHHLGGRVKVGVRKSEHLARVTEMGLVPFHLDDLEKEVENCDICINTIPVHIVKAGVIAKMPAHTLIIDLASKPGGTDFRYAEKRGIKALLAPGLPGIVAPKTAGQILANVLCQLLEEDFDSGKESSS, encoded by the coding sequence ATGCTGACCGGAATGCAGATCGCAGTTCTAGGCGGAGATGCTCGTCAACTTGAGATTATTCGAAAGCTTACGGAGTTGGATGCCAAAATATCACTCGTAGGCTTTGAACAATTAGATCATGCCTTTACAGGAGCCACCAAGGAAAAACTCGATGAAGTGGACTTTTCAATGATGGATGCCATTATTTTACCTGTACCCGGCACGAATCTACAAGGAGAAATCGATACGATTTTTTCAAATGAGAAAATCACGTTAACGGAAGAAATTGTATCTGAAACGCCAGAGCACTGTACGATCTATTCAGGAATTAGTAATGCGTATTTGGACCAAATCATGTCTTCAACGAACCGCAAACTTGTTCAGTTGTTTGAAAGAGACGACGTTGCCATCTATAACTCCATCCCTACAGTAGAGGGAACGATTATGATGGCTATTCAACATACAGACTTTACGATCCACGGCTCCGACATCGTGATATTGGGTCTCGGCAGAGTGGGTATGAGCGTTGCAAGGACATTTCATCATTTAGGTGGAAGGGTGAAGGTCGGAGTACGCAAAAGCGAGCACTTGGCCAGGGTGACCGAAATGGGGCTAGTGCCATTCCATTTGGACGATTTGGAAAAGGAAGTTGAGAATTGTGATATTTGTATTAATACAATTCCAGTGCACATTGTGAAGGCTGGCGTCATAGCCAAAATGCCTGCCCATACATTAATTATCGATTTGGCTTCAAAGCCTGGAGGTACAGATTTTCGTTATGCAGAAAAGCGCGGGATTAAAGCATTATTGGCCCCTGGGCTCCCAGGGATCGTAGCACCGAAGACGGCAGGACAGATCCTGGCGAATGTTCTTTGTCAATTATTAGAGGAAGATTTTGATTCAGGAAAGGAGAGTTCATCATGA
- a CDS encoding YlmC/YmxH family sporulation protein, whose amino-acid sequence MRLSELSGKEIVDYKKAERLGILGQTDLEFNDKSGSISALIIPTGKWLRKQGGEIRVPWHQIRTIGADMIILEVSED is encoded by the coding sequence ATGAGGTTAAGTGAATTAAGCGGGAAGGAAATCGTTGATTATAAAAAAGCGGAGCGGCTTGGCATCCTGGGGCAGACAGATCTTGAATTTAATGATAAGTCGGGCAGCATCAGTGCACTCATCATACCCACCGGGAAATGGCTGAGGAAGCAGGGGGGAGAAATCCGGGTACCCTGGCATCAGATCAGGACAATCGGGGCAGATATGATCATATTGGAAGTCTCGGAAGACTAA
- a CDS encoding M16 family metallopeptidase, with protein sequence MIKKYTCQNGLRIVLEEIPHVRSVAIGVWIGTGSRNETEQNNGISHFLEHMFFKGTKTKTAREIAESFDSIGGQVNAFTSKEYTCYYAKVLDNHADYALHTLSDMFFNSTYVEEELNKEKNVVYEEIKMYEDTPDDIVHDLLSKAIYEEHPLGYPILGTEDTLNTFNQSKLKEYMHDMYTPDQVVVSVAGNVDESFIKEVEKLFGSYEGGKGPEERIKPAFHYNKLARKKDTEQAHLCLGFDGLEIGHPDIYNLIVLNNVLGGSMSSRLFQEVREQRGLAYSVFSYHSAYEDSGMVTIYGGTGANQLDQLFDTIDSTLQALKAEGITSKELQNSKEQLKGNLMLSLESTNSRMSRNGKNELLLKRHRTLDEIVEEIDGVTMDKVNRLALDIFTDDYASSLISPDGNLPQNIKK encoded by the coding sequence TTGATTAAGAAATATACATGCCAAAATGGATTGCGCATCGTACTGGAAGAAATTCCACACGTTCGATCCGTAGCGATAGGGGTCTGGATTGGTACCGGCTCACGTAATGAAACCGAACAAAATAATGGGATCTCCCATTTTCTTGAGCATATGTTTTTTAAAGGCACAAAGACCAAGACGGCACGTGAAATAGCCGAATCTTTTGATAGCATAGGCGGACAGGTTAATGCGTTTACTTCAAAGGAATATACGTGCTATTATGCAAAAGTATTGGACAATCATGCAGATTATGCATTACATACACTGTCAGATATGTTTTTCAATTCCACTTATGTAGAAGAGGAATTGAATAAAGAAAAAAATGTGGTGTATGAGGAAATCAAAATGTATGAAGACACACCTGACGATATTGTACATGATCTACTCAGTAAAGCCATTTATGAAGAGCATCCACTCGGATATCCGATCTTGGGAACGGAAGATACACTGAACACATTTAATCAGTCCAAACTGAAGGAATACATGCATGATATGTACACACCGGATCAAGTTGTGGTATCCGTTGCCGGAAATGTGGATGAGTCATTCATCAAAGAGGTTGAGAAGTTATTCGGTTCATATGAAGGTGGAAAAGGGCCGGAAGAGAGAATCAAACCTGCTTTTCATTACAATAAGCTTGCCCGTAAGAAAGATACGGAACAGGCACATTTATGCTTAGGATTCGATGGTCTTGAGATCGGTCACCCCGACATTTACAATTTGATTGTGCTGAATAACGTATTGGGTGGCAGTATGTCTTCCCGCCTGTTCCAGGAGGTTCGCGAACAGAGAGGACTTGCCTATTCCGTATTTTCCTATCATTCCGCTTACGAAGACAGCGGGATGGTGACCATTTATGGGGGAACGGGGGCCAATCAATTAGATCAATTATTTGATACCATTGACAGTACATTGCAAGCTCTTAAAGCAGAAGGGATCACCTCTAAAGAGCTGCAAAACAGCAAAGAGCAGTTAAAAGGAAACCTTATGCTGAGCTTAGAAAGCACCAATAGCCGTATGAGCAGGAACGGAAAGAATGAATTATTGCTGAAACGACACCGGACCCTGGATGAAATCGTCGAAGAAATCGATGGTGTGACCATGGATAAAGTCAATCGTCTGGCTTTGGACATCTTCACTGATGACTATGCTTCCTCACTCATCAGCCCGGATGGAAACCTGCCTCAAAACATAAAAAAATGA
- a CDS encoding polysaccharide deacetylase family protein has product MEKKYLIGISLIAILTLVVVENPLSDQYVNGLKQEAVVVNGVNSTNDLTRIIKEEAKSREIPAQDAVIDTVWKATPGYNGLKVDVEASLQNMKKEKSFDEDKLIYKQIPPEKHLPDLPASPVYRGNPDKPMVSFIINVAWGNEYIPDMLATLKKHQVYATFFLEGRWVKNNPDLAKMIVDAGHEVGNHSYSHPDMKVLDATKVREELKKTNEMIEVTTGEKVKWFAPPSGSYRDEVVHIADEMNMRTIMWSVDTIDWQKPQPNVLIDRVMGKMHKGAIVLMHPTASTANSLNTLILQIKEKNLRLGTISSLVKEERIVEKADNSPQQGDSKKKQ; this is encoded by the coding sequence ATGGAAAAAAAATACTTGATTGGAATTAGTCTAATTGCTATTCTGACTTTAGTAGTTGTGGAGAATCCTCTATCAGATCAGTATGTAAACGGGTTAAAACAAGAGGCGGTAGTAGTGAATGGCGTAAACAGCACAAACGACCTCACCCGTATAATAAAAGAGGAAGCCAAATCAAGAGAGATACCGGCTCAGGATGCTGTGATAGATACCGTATGGAAAGCTACACCTGGATATAATGGATTGAAAGTAGATGTAGAGGCTTCTTTACAAAACATGAAGAAAGAGAAATCGTTTGATGAAGACAAGCTGATCTACAAACAAATCCCTCCTGAAAAGCATTTGCCTGATTTACCTGCCTCTCCCGTCTATCGTGGGAATCCTGATAAGCCCATGGTGTCCTTTATTATCAATGTAGCCTGGGGGAATGAATACATCCCTGATATGCTTGCAACTTTGAAAAAGCATCAGGTATATGCTACGTTCTTTCTAGAGGGGAGATGGGTGAAGAATAACCCGGACCTGGCGAAGATGATTGTGGATGCAGGGCATGAGGTGGGGAATCACTCGTATTCCCATCCTGATATGAAAGTGCTTGATGCCACCAAGGTAAGAGAAGAATTGAAAAAAACAAATGAAATGATTGAAGTGACCACTGGCGAAAAAGTAAAATGGTTTGCTCCCCCAAGCGGCAGCTACAGGGATGAAGTCGTTCATATTGCAGATGAAATGAATATGAGGACGATCATGTGGAGTGTGGACACGATTGATTGGCAGAAACCACAACCCAATGTGCTGATTGATCGTGTAATGGGTAAGATGCACAAGGGGGCGATTGTGCTCATGCATCCGACTGCTTCAACAGCCAATTCATTGAACACGCTGATTCTTCAAATAAAAGAAAAAAACTTAAGGCTGGGTACGATTTCAAGCTTAGTGAAAGAAGAGAGAATCGTAGAAAAGGCAGATAATTCACCACAACAAGGAGATAGTAAGAAGAAGCAGTAA